The segment TGGCATCGGCACCTGCGGTAGCCGTATCTGCGGCTTGTGCCACAGCATCAGCACCCTCTTCCCAGGCTTCGCTGGCTGCGGCGGTTGCATCCGCCGCGGCAGTTGCTGTTCCCCCCGAGGCAGCTGCAGACTTAACCCCAGCCTGTGAAACCCCGGCACTGAACATCCAGCCTGACTTTGAACCAAGCTCAAAGTTAAACCAGCCCTCGCCGATTTTATTAACACCTTCGATGACCCACATCAGCCCAAGCCATAACCGGGCCGGCAGCGCCCAGTACGCGGGAATTTTTGCCGAAGCATGCCCGCCAAGAATCGAACGCTTATTTTTGATCTGGAAGAATTCCTCCTGGAGGTATCCCCAGCAGGCGTTAAAGCCGGCTAATCCCCAGAGGTAATGCAGGTTAATAAAGTGCTTCAACGCCATGGCGAAAAACCCGTAGAGGTTCATCCCCATAACAGAGGCAACACCGTACCGTCCTCCGATGGAAACCATGAATCCATGGTAGTTGGGCTTATAGGTCTTTTTATCTTGTTTACTGATCTCGGCAATGATGTTGTGGGCCGCCACTTCAGCACTCTGCAGGGCGTTTTCTACAATCTGGGGTACAACCTTTTCCTCATGGAGATACCAGATCATGTCCCCTGCGAGAAATACATTAGGGAAATCCACGGATTGCATATTATCGTTTACTAAGATACGGCCCCGTTCACCCACGATATCCCGGTCTTCCTCATCAAAGTGACAGCCGGCCATACCATGAATACCCTCAGGTGTTGCAATAGAACAGGTATCATTGGAAACACGGCCCTTGGTCAAGCCGATCTTTGCGGTAAATTCCGAACCCTGGATACCACAGGTCCATACGAAGGTGTCTGCATCGATGGTGCGTCCATCCTTGAGGGTGTAGGTACCTTCCCCGTCGCCCTTCACAATCGGTGCGTTTAACAGGATTTCTACACCGTGCTTCTCCATATAATTACGGGCTTTTCGCTGGGGTTTATCCGAGAGGATTGGGAGAATTCGATCCTGGGCCTCTATTACCATAATCCGCACCTCATCCTTATCGATGTGGTACTTCCGGCACAGGGTCTCGGACCGTTCAATCAGTTCCCCGACCAGCTCAATTCCGGTGAACCCCGCCCCTGCGACCGCAAAGGTTAGGTGCTTACGCCGCCGCTGCTCGTTGGGCTCCTTGGCTGCTGCCCGGAACATCAGCTCGACATGTTCACGAATTCGGATGGCATCCTCCAGAGACCAGAGAGTAAAGCTGTTCTGCTGAATCCCCTCGATCCCGAAGAATTCCGGATGCCCCCCGGTGCTTAATACGAGATAATCGTAGTGATACTCCGAATCCTCGGATTTTAAGACCTTGGTCTCAAAATCAATGCCCTCGATTTCATCGACAACCACCCTGACCCGGGTACCGCTGAAAATCCGTTTAAAGCTAACCTGAACCGCTTCAGGTTCGGTACGGTGCCCTGCTACCTCATGCAGTTCTGTCATGAGGGTGTGGTAGGGGTTCCGGTCAATGAGAGTTATCTCAACATCCTTATCCTTACGGTATTTCTTGTTGAGGATTTTTGCAGATTCTATTCCTGCGTATCCTCCCCCAAGAATGACTATGCGCGTTTTGGTACTCATTATCTCTCCTTCTACCTGGTAATCCAGAGATTTATTGTCTTTTTATTACAAGTATGATTATCTGTGGATCATGAAACGAATCAAACCCACAGGTATTGTACTACCGATTATATTCTTTGTGGCCGTCTATCTTACCGGCTGCACACAAAATGCCGCTCCGACCTCCCGAACCAGCCTAGACTGGCTGGGAACAACCATCACTATTACGGTCTATGACCGCGTTAATTCCAACACCATGGATGCGGTGTTCTCACGAATTGAAGACATTCATACAAAAATGAGCCTCCAATTGCCGACCAGCGAGATCTCCAGGATAAATGCCGCCGCCGGAGATTCCCCGGTTTCGGTATCGCCGGACACCTACTATGTGATCCAAAGGGCTATGGAGATCGCCGAAGCCTCCCAGGGAGCCTTTGATCCGACCATCGGGCCCCTGGTAAGTCTCTGGGACATTACCGGTACCCCGTACCTACCAACCCAGGCTGAACTTGATGAACTCATTCCCTTGGTAAACTACCGGTTGGTTGAACTCAGCCCGGAAAACCGCTCGGTGTATCTACCCCTTCAGGGTATGAAACTTGACCTGGGTGCAATAGCCAAGGGCTATGCTGCAGATGAATCCGCCTCCATCCTCCGAGATGCAGGAGTTGAACACGCTATTCTGGATCTCGGGGGTAACATTGTAGTCATGGGGAATAAACCCGACGACTCACCGTGGCGCGTAGGCATTCAAAACCCCTTCTCTCCCAGAGGATCTCATCTGGCCATCTATGCTGCCAAGAATCAGACCCTGGTCAGTTCCGGTATGTACGAACGGTTTTTCATCCAGGATGGGATCCGGTACCATCACATCCTCGATCCTTCCACAGGGTTTCCCGCGGAAGCCGGTATCGCCGGTGTTACCATTATCAGCGACTCATCAATCCTTGCCGATGCTCTTTCAACTGCATCCTTTGTTCTCGGGGTAGAGAAGGGTATGAACCTTATTTCCCGTTACCCGGGTGTTGAAGCAATTTTTATTACATACGGTCAGGAAATTATCACCAGTAAATCAATGAATAATCAGCTCAATTATACAGACGAGGACTTTTCTAACACCACCTATTCCGGTACGCGGTAACCTCCCCGACCCTTAATTAACTGCTGCTGCTCTCCCGAAGGAGAACAGCAGCTACCCCGAAGGGTTTATCGCATCTCTCGGACCTTCTGGACCAAACCGGCGAAGTTATTGTAGGCACCGGTTGCTCCGGTAATTACATCGGCCTCACTGACACTCTGATTCGCTACCAGGGCGTCCGCATAGGCTTTATACACCTCTGCAGGATTCTGTCCCCAGCGCTCGGCATATGCAGCATCCTCAGACTTCCGATAGTTGATGGTTCCATCCTCAGCCTTTTTTACCTCATCGTAGGCAACTTCAGCAATCTTATCGTTGCGATAGGTTACTTCCAAATGGGCAATGTATCCCCGGGAATCCGGCTCAGTCTCTACTACGTAGGTATCGTTCATGGGAAGAACAGCGGTAGTTGTATCGCCGGCTTTTGCCTTGGCCAGTGCAGCCTGTGCCAGGGCATTGAAGTTTTCAGTCGAGTGGGTAGCACCGGCAATAACATCGACAGGAGCGCTTTGCTTCTCTACCAGAGCCTTTTCGAGAGCCACGGTAAATTGCTCAGGATTGGTGGTGCCGGTAATTTGGAGCATGCGCTGATTATATCCATCGTCTTCACTCTTCCGAGCTCCGGCTTTATTCACATAATCAAAATCTACCTCGGTGATTTTTCCACCCTCGGTAACAGCAACCTCAACATAGGGCTTCCATCCGTGGCTGTCCAGTGCACTGTACTCAGCACGGTAGGTTACAGCCTCTTCTTGGCCGCAGCCGACGAACAGCAGCAGAGCAGCCGCAACAATAAATAGGGCGATCATGGATTTTCTCATAATCTTCCTCCTTTTGTGATTTCGGTATGGTTTCGGAATAATTCCTGTTAACCAGTGTAATGTGAGAATAAAAAAGTGAAAAGTAGTTTTTGCCTTTTTCTGATATGAATCACAATAAAAAAACAATCTGTTCACAATAAATGCCGGATTATTCCTTTTTTATTGTGAAATAGTAACTTTATTTCGTGTTTTTATGTGTTAATAAGATAATAAATCAGCTTCTTCTGTACTTTCTGTTGTATTATTTGCAGAATCTGCCTCTACCCTGACAAAAAGCTTGTTGGGCAAACAGGCGGTCCATTCATTCTCATGCTCCAGCCAGCCGGCAGCAACACAAACCTGATCCCTGCAGGGGGAAGAAAGTACCCGGACACGGTGGTCATGGATTTCCACCACCGTTTCTCCAATGGGCCCGGTAAATACGAACTCCCCCGGCTGCTCTAAAGAGTAGAGGTAATCCCCGGTTTCAGCCTGAACATGCACCTGCCCTCCCTGATTCGAAGAAGAATATGCCGCCGCCGTAACCCCGAGAAACACGGCCAGGGACACTAAAAAGACAACCCCGTCCAGAAGGGTAATGGTTATACCAAGTCTTCGTATCGTGAACGCCTTCACCCCCTAGGACCTCCGCCTTCTGCTATCCCGAACATAGATGGTTTTCGACAGCCCCGAGGGACTAATCCGTGCATCCACATCAAAGAGCCCGATTGCCCTGATTAGTTCTCCGAGCTTTTGATAGCCGTAGTTCCGGGTGTCAAAGTCCGGAAACTTATTGGTAATCTTTTGTCCCAGGGTTCCCAGGTTGGCCCAGCCGTCATCATCCGCAGAGTCTTCGATGGCATTTCGAATGCTGTTCACCAGCCAGCTGTCCTGGCGCAGATCGTTATTGGAGGCTTTTCGCGGTTTCGGCGTCGTCTCCTTTTCCGTATCCGTCCTCAGGTTCTCGGTATATATAAAACGGTCGCAGGAGCCGACGAAGGATTTTGGGGTCTTTTTCTCCCCAAACCCGTAAACGATCATACCTCCTTCTCTCAGGCGGGCTGCTAAGCGGGTAAAATCGCTATCCGAGCTGACGATACAAAAACCATCCAGGGTATTGGTGTATAACAGATCCATGGCATCAATGATCAGCGCTGAATCCGTGGAGTTCTTTCCCGTGGTGTAACTAAATTGCTGGATGGGTTGAATCCCGTACTGTAGGAGGGTTTCCTTCCAGCCCTTGAGGTTTGGACTCGTCCAGTCGCCGTAAATCCGCTTTACGCTGGCAACGCCAAGATTTGCCACCTCTTCCAGTAGCCCCTCAATGATTGCCGAAGGGGCATTATCGGCATCAATGAGCACCGCAAGGCGGCGTTGATTCTCTGAACTCATGTCATCCTCCCTGTGGTAAGTTTCAATGCCAGACGCTGGCGTTCACGGCTGGATAAGCCGCTGTGTTCCAGGGCCGACTGCAGCGCCCCGGGCACGGAGGCATCAGAATCCCCTTTAATCCCAACAAGCTCCTGCAGTATCGCGAACTCCTTGGCAGAGAAGGTTACCGCTCCAAGCCGGTGGGTTGAAAAACTCTCGCAGGCCATGGGTACAACGGTTTTAGCAATCTCGAACATGGTTTGGGCATAGGCGCGGATCTCGTACTGGGCATGATTGTCCATACGCAGCCGGAGGAAGTGAAAGAGGTTATGGAGATCTATCTGCCAGTACCATTCAGTATACATGGAAAGCGGCAGGTTTATCCGGGCCAGCTCCCGGGCCAGCCCCTGATCAATGAGGGCCTGATACGCCTGGTAGGCTGCCCCCTGTTGGGATTCCAAACTTTGCCGGATCCGCTCCTGAACCTCCGGGGGGACCGGCTCATCGCTGCGGCCCTGTTTATTGTCCTCACTCTGCAAAGAAATATGTTCGCCCCTGGGCAGGTAAAACTCATCCTTCATAATACTGTAACGGCCGCTGATCTCATTCAGCCGGGCGGTACGGTGACGGACCCATTGCCGGGCTACAAATACCGGCATCTTGGCATGAAAGGTCAGCACCACCTGCTCAAAGGGGCTGGTATGTTCATTACGCAGCAGATAATCAATGAGTCCCTGGTCCTGCCGGTAGCTTTTTGTGCCCTCGCCGTAACTTACCCGGGCGGCTTGGACGATCCGTTGATCCGAGCCCAGGTAGTCAACCAGGCGTATAAAACCCTTATCAAGAACGGGGTATTCCTTATCAAGTATGGCTTCGGCTTCAGGAACCAGAGTATGAGCCATGATGTTCTCCTTATGTGTTGATAGATGGTTAATCTAGGATGATTCTACTGCCAGTGTATCTCATAGACGGCATTACTGCCAGAAGCAGCCCATCCTGCGGACCCCTGGCTGAGGCTGATCCCGGTGCATGGCTTTGATAGTGCACATAAGAATGTACACCGCCCAAGATATGGCCGCTCCATCTACGGGTCACACAACCGGCTGGGTCGTCAGCACCGGATGTTACAACCCTTTGCGTACTACCCCTGGCGTGTAACCTACATCCGCCAGACTCCAACCCTTCGTGGGGAGGAGCTCCAGGCATAATAACCTTGGCTTGTTGTAAGGCTGGACGCTGCCCTTCCCTGGGGCATTCCCATGAGAGCCTACCAGGGAGTCCGATCGCGCTTCAATGCATGCCTCAGAAGGCTTTGAACCTGTTCCAGGCGGTTCCGGTAGAAGGTGCGCCATTCTTCTCGGAGATTTTTATCCTGGGTTAGATCCCTGAGCAGGTTCACGAAGGTTCCTTGTTCGGCGGAGGGGCCTGTACGGACGTTTTTAGTACTGATGAGGATTGCCTGAGGCATGTCCATGGTGATTTCCGGTGAATACTGCCCTGGCCGGTATCGGCGATGGACCCGAACCCGAAGCAGCACGGAATCCCCGGTAAAGGCCCGGTTGACCGCCCAATCCCCGGGGCCGAGAAACCAGGTCTGTCCGGAAACAAAGTTGCCTAGGGAGGGCATGATTACTCCCCGGATCCTGGGAAGATAGGGATCGTCTGCTTCCGGATATCCCGGGGTAACATCAGCAGGGGGCGGGGCATATTGAACCTCCCAGGGCTGTAATACGTGGGGATGGTGTCCCCAGACGATATCCGCACCTGCCTCATAGAGTTGGCGCATAAAAGCCATTTTCCGTTCCTGAGGCTGGGTCACATATTCAGTACCCCCATGGTAGGACAGGATAAAGAGGTCAAACCGGGGGCGGTGCTCCCGGATTAAGGAAAGCAGGGCACGTTCTGCCTCAGCATCCCAATAGGGAACCATGTAGGTTCGTTCATGCCCCTTCCACTCATTGATAAACGCGGTAACCGATAAAAACCCGATGGTCCAGTCCCAGTGGCGGATCTCGGTAATGCCCATGGCTTCCTGTTCATGCCTCCGAATACCCGAGCTATGTACCCGGCCGGGATAGGTGCGCTGCAATCTCTGAACCGAGAGCAGGGTTTGCAGGGCGCTCCAGGAACCATGGTCGTTGGTGTGGTTATTCGCCAGGCTGAAGACATCAAAACCGGCTAGTACCGCTTCCTCCACATAGGGAATGCGTACATTAAAAAAGGGAAAGGTCTGGTAGGCTTTAAAGGGATCCACCACGGTTTCCAGGTTAACAAAACTGAGATCATCCCTATGAAGCAGCTCTCCCAGCCCGGCATAGATGTCTGAAAAATCTGACATGCGAAACGAGGGGGCATGAGCCATGAGATCCCCAGCGAAGGTCAGTACCAGGGAATCACCGGTGGTCTGGGCGGATAGGTGGGCCCCAGCCGGAAGGTACAAGAAGAAGGGAATCAAAATGAATGGGAAGGTATGCCTTTTTTTCATGGGGGTAGTATCATATAGCCTATGAATCTCTCGAATGCACAGGTAACTATACACGGCTTTTTCTGGTTCCGGAAACTAAAAACCGTTTTTTTTCTTTTTGTGATGGTGATTTTCCCCATTTTGATACTTCCAGCCCAGAATCCCCAGGTACTACCCCTGGACTACCATCAGACCGAAGACGGCAGGGTCATTTTTTATACGACCAACACCCTGATCAGCCAGGCCTATCTCTTTGTCGATTTTCCTCAGCTTCGAAACATGGAAGCCTCTGTGGAGTTACCCTACCGGCTGGGGGTTACTCCGGATCAGACCGGTAACCCCCGGAACGTCCCCCTTCCCGAGGGGTGGCAGCCCGGACAACGTGATCTCATACTGTTTTCCCTCGAACCCAGGGATCCCGGAACAGGTCGGGGATATTCCACCAGTTTCCAGGTCCGGTACCGAAGTGCCTGGGGAAACCCCGATACCGTAACACCCGACGGATTTTCTTACTGGCTGCCCTACGAACACGGAACCAAACATCAATTAACCCAGGGATTCAACGGCAATTTCACCCACTTCGGCGAGAACCAGTTTGCCCTGGATTTTGATTTGGATACGGGTACCCCTGTTCATGCAGCCCGGGCTGGCATAGTCATTGAGGTTAAGGAGGATTCGAACCGCGGAGGCAGTAGTGCCGCGTATTCCCAGGATGCAAACTTTATCCTCATCGCACATCAAGACGGAACCTTTGGGAATTACGTCCATCTGCAACCCGGAGGCTCTCTGGTTGAACCGGGAGACAGGATTGAGGCAGGGGATCACATCGGATTTTCCGGAAACACGGGTCGTTCATCAGGTCCTCATTTGCATTTTGATGTTCGGATTCCGACCCATGAGGGGCGCATGATTTCTATTCCAATTGAACTACGCGGTCGAAATGGTATACCCGAAGAGCCCCGAGAAGGACGTTTTTACTACGCCTACCACCCCGGAGGTCCAGCCTTTGAGGCCGTTTTCGGCTCGGAACTCAGTAACCAGGATTATGAAGACCATACGGCATCAATTGCAGCCACGGATACCATTACATTCCGAACCGAAGAGGTAGACAGTACGATTATTGTATTTCTCCAAAACGGCTTTGCAGAGCCCCAGTATGTGGAGGTTCAACTGGGACTAACGAATATGACAAGCACCCAAGGCAGGTCGGTTTCTCTGGAGGTTCCAGGGACAACCGAGGTGTTTCTCACTATCCTGCGGCCCAACCCCGGGGTTTCTCGGGCAGCTTACCGATTCCAGTACCGTTACTCTCCCCGATGAAAGGCAGCGGCGTAGTCTTCCAGGTACATGTCATAGATCTTCTGGATCATCCGGATTCCCGGGTGGAGGGGCATTTCTATGGTCCCTGGCAGATGGTGGAGGGGTTCGGGATTCAGGGCGTGCCGGGGTCCTTGATAGCCTTCTTGGCCGAGGGGATTCATGATCCGGGAGATGGGCATTATCTTCGTTGAGGTGCTGGAAACCCAAAGACTGATTGTTCCTGAAGCCAAATTCTCCAGGGAAAGGGGCTTCTCAACACATGCAATACCATGGTTCTTCAGGGCGGTGATAATAGTCCGCCGAGTAATGCCCTCGAGGACCGTTGTACCCGGAGGCGTATACACTACCGGCGGGAGCTCCGTGGTGCTCCCACTCCTGTCCATCGGCAGAAAAAAGATATTCGTCCTTGTCCCCTCCGTCACCTCCCGTCGATGATTAACCAATAATGCGTCATAACAGTCCATTTCTTGTGCTTGGCGAAAAGCCAGAGTACTCATGAGCATGGATAGACTCTTGGCCTGGGGAAAGTGGCGTTCCCCCATGTAGAGGGATGCCGTTCCCCCATGTTTTAGCTGCCGCCGGTCCGGGTACAAGGGATTGGTCAGAAATGCATACACATCCCCGGGTCTTCCCGTGTGGCCCACCAGAATAACCTTGATATTCCAGCTGCCCGGCTGGGAATTGCTCTGGGACTGGCCCCATGCCATAAGGTCCCGCAATCCTTGAACTAGTTGGCCGGGCTTGAGTTCATGGCGGATACCAAGTAATTGCGCTGAGTTCATGAGACGTTCTTCATGGAAGTCAGGGAAGAATAACACCCCGTTTCGAACCTTTAGGGTCTCATATACCCCGTACCCGTAGGCAACATCGATGTCTGCCAATGAAACCCGGGCCTCTTCATCAGCAACCAGTCTGTTATTCAGTAGTATTCGGCTTTCTCTCACATTCAAATCCCTTCAATCCTGTATGTAGTACTTCCTGGGCAAAGACTGTAAACACCCCTGTGGAGAAGTGAAGTGTTCTGATTCCGCCCCATTGGTCGGGTCGAAGGAGGGGAATGCTCCATGCCTTTGCGCACTATCAACTCATTCCTGTGTTGCCTTGGGGGGTTTCCGCCGAACACTGAACTCCTGACGGTTTATCGCTTTTTTTGCCCGTTTCGTCTGCCGGAGCGATTGGTAGCGCGCCCATTGGGATTCCAGGGGCGGCTCGTTGGGGCCGGGTTGAATTCGAGTATAGCTCCCGTCGGGCTGTAACTCATAGGCCTGCTGGTTGTCCCCTAGGCAGAGATCCAGGCTTTCACGTAGGCGTTGCTTCAATTCCGGCTGCTCAATGGGAAACATGAGTTCAACCCGGCGTTCCAGGTTCCGAGGCATCCAATCCGCGCTGGACAGGTAGTACTCACCATCCCCGCCGTTTCCGACGAAAAGCGCCCGGGTATGTTCGAGATAGCGGTCTACAATGCTGCTAACCCGGATGTTCTCACTCTGCCCCGGTACCCCGGGTACCAACATACAAATGCCCCGGATATTCAGGAAAATTCGCACATGGTGGTTGTTTGCCCGATAGAGAGCCTCAATGATATCCACATCTGCAAGGGCGTTGAGTTTCGCGATGATTAACCCGGGCACCTCCGGAGACGATTTCTGAATCTCCCGATGAATCAGCTCCAGCAAACGCGGTTTTAAAACATGGGGGGCCATCAAGAGTTTTGTGAGGTTAGGTATCGCCGAGTATCCGGTTATGGCATTGAAAAAGAGGCCCGCCTCGTAACAGAGATCGTCCCGGCTGGTTAGAATACTCATATCTGTGTAGAGTTTAGCGGTTTTATCGTTATAGTTCCCGGTTCCCAGATGCAAGTAGCGTTTGATCCCGAAGCTCTCTTTCCGGACCACCAGCATGGCTTTAGCATGAACCTTCAGCTGGGCAATTCCATAAATAACGATGACCCCTGCCTGTTCCAACCGCTCAGCCCAGGAGATGTTTCGCTGTTCATCAAAGCGGGCCTTTAGCTCAACCAAAACCGTCACCTGCTTCCCGTTCTGTGCAGCCCGTTGGAGGGCTCGGACAATGGGTGAGTTACCGCTGGTTCGATAGAGAGTCATTTTTATCGCGAGTACCTGGGGGTCCTCTGCCGCTTCTTCAACCATCCGGATGACCGGGTTGAAGCTCTCGAAGGGATGGTGCAGCAATACATCACCCCGTTTCAGCTGCTCAAAAACCGATTCATCCTCGGGTATCAGGGTGGAATCCATGGGGGGCCAGCCTTCAATTTTCAGATGGTCAAAGCCCGGAAGGGCTACGATAGCCATGAGGCTGTTGAGTTCCAAGGGTTCGGGCACCGAGTACACCTCCCGGTCGCTCAACCCCAGACTGCTTCGAAGAATTTCTCTCAGCCGGTCGCTGGTATTGCCAACGGTCATACGTACTGCCATGCTCTTATCCCGATTGTTCAATACCTGTTCCATGGCCTCAACAAAGTCTTCATCACGGCTCTCATCAACACCGAAATCTGCATCCCGGGTAACACGGAAGACCAGGTGCTCAGTAATATCGTATCCGGGGAACAGGGTATGGGCAAACTCCTCGATAAGGGTTTCCAGGAGTACAAAGCTTCGATGATCTCCGCGGTCTGGGAGAAACACCACCCGGTCCAGACTGGAGGGAATTTGTACGATTGCAAGGTGATCTTCCTGGTCCTCGGGCCGGATCAATTGAACGCCCTGGGTTGCATGCAGTAAAAACGCCACCTGGAGCCGCAAATTTGCACCCCGGAGGGTTGGATCCTCAACATTCATCCGCACCGGTGTCAGCAGGGGAAAAACCTGATTCGTGAAGAAGCTCTTTGCATAACTCCGTTGTTCCGGGTCCAGATCCTGGTACTGCACCTTATGCTCCAGCCCCTGGACCGTCAGTTTAGGGAATACATCGTGTAACAGGCATTCGTACTGGGCCTGAACCAGTTCTCTAACCGTATCCGAACATGCCTTCAGCTGG is part of the Spirochaeta lutea genome and harbors:
- a CDS encoding FAD-dependent oxidoreductase; its protein translation is MSTKTRIVILGGGYAGIESAKILNKKYRKDKDVEITLIDRNPYHTLMTELHEVAGHRTEPEAVQVSFKRIFSGTRVRVVVDEIEGIDFETKVLKSEDSEYHYDYLVLSTGGHPEFFGIEGIQQNSFTLWSLEDAIRIREHVELMFRAAAKEPNEQRRRKHLTFAVAGAGFTGIELVGELIERSETLCRKYHIDKDEVRIMVIEAQDRILPILSDKPQRKARNYMEKHGVEILLNAPIVKGDGEGTYTLKDGRTIDADTFVWTCGIQGSEFTAKIGLTKGRVSNDTCSIATPEGIHGMAGCHFDEEDRDIVGERGRILVNDNMQSVDFPNVFLAGDMIWYLHEEKVVPQIVENALQSAEVAAHNIIAEISKQDKKTYKPNYHGFMVSIGGRYGVASVMGMNLYGFFAMALKHFINLHYLWGLAGFNACWGYLQEEFFQIKNKRSILGGHASAKIPAYWALPARLWLGLMWVIEGVNKIGEGWFNFELGSKSGWMFSAGVSQAGVKSAAASGGTATAAADATAAASEAWEEGADAVAQAADTATAGADATAAASEAWDAAGDAAAQAGDAVSSAAADATTAASEAWDTATDTVADVASGGFEPWGWDLEAPIFAWNSPLVTWFRETFMDGLFALLPYQFFQVMIVGTEVAIGLALMAGLLTWPAAVVSIGMCVVFTLSGMFAWNQLWFIFIAIVMMGGAGHAAGLDHWVMPWLKDRWNSTKLAQRTFLYDGEPIVKKKRK
- a CDS encoding FAD:protein FMN transferase, whose amino-acid sequence is MKRIKPTGIVLPIIFFVAVYLTGCTQNAAPTSRTSLDWLGTTITITVYDRVNSNTMDAVFSRIEDIHTKMSLQLPTSEISRINAAAGDSPVSVSPDTYYVIQRAMEIAEASQGAFDPTIGPLVSLWDITGTPYLPTQAELDELIPLVNYRLVELSPENRSVYLPLQGMKLDLGAIAKGYAADESASILRDAGVEHAILDLGGNIVVMGNKPDDSPWRVGIQNPFSPRGSHLAIYAAKNQTLVSSGMYERFFIQDGIRYHHILDPSTGFPAEAGIAGVTIISDSSILADALSTASFVLGVEKGMNLISRYPGVEAIFITYGQEIITSKSMNNQLNYTDEDFSNTTYSGTR
- a CDS encoding FMN-binding protein yields the protein MRKSMIALFIVAAALLLFVGCGQEEAVTYRAEYSALDSHGWKPYVEVAVTEGGKITEVDFDYVNKAGARKSEDDGYNQRMLQITGTTNPEQFTVALEKALVEKQSAPVDVIAGATHSTENFNALAQAALAKAKAGDTTTAVLPMNDTYVVETEPDSRGYIAHLEVTYRNDKIAEVAYDEVKKAEDGTINYRKSEDAAYAERWGQNPAEVYKAYADALVANQSVSEADVITGATGAYNNFAGLVQKVREMR
- a CDS encoding NusG domain II-containing protein; this encodes MKAFTIRRLGITITLLDGVVFLVSLAVFLGVTAAAYSSSNQGGQVHVQAETGDYLYSLEQPGEFVFTGPIGETVVEIHDHRVRVLSSPCRDQVCVAAGWLEHENEWTACLPNKLFVRVEADSANNTTESTEEADLLSY
- a CDS encoding NYN domain-containing protein, yielding MSSENQRRLAVLIDADNAPSAIIEGLLEEVANLGVASVKRIYGDWTSPNLKGWKETLLQYGIQPIQQFSYTTGKNSTDSALIIDAMDLLYTNTLDGFCIVSSDSDFTRLAARLREGGMIVYGFGEKKTPKSFVGSCDRFIYTENLRTDTEKETTPKPRKASNNDLRQDSWLVNSIRNAIEDSADDDGWANLGTLGQKITNKFPDFDTRNYGYQKLGELIRAIGLFDVDARISPSGLSKTIYVRDSRRRRS
- the thyX gene encoding FAD-dependent thymidylate synthase, whose product is MAHTLVPEAEAILDKEYPVLDKGFIRLVDYLGSDQRIVQAARVSYGEGTKSYRQDQGLIDYLLRNEHTSPFEQVVLTFHAKMPVFVARQWVRHRTARLNEISGRYSIMKDEFYLPRGEHISLQSEDNKQGRSDEPVPPEVQERIRQSLESQQGAAYQAYQALIDQGLARELARINLPLSMYTEWYWQIDLHNLFHFLRLRMDNHAQYEIRAYAQTMFEIAKTVVPMACESFSTHRLGAVTFSAKEFAILQELVGIKGDSDASVPGALQSALEHSGLSSRERQRLALKLTTGRMT
- a CDS encoding CapA family protein — protein: MKKRHTFPFILIPFFLYLPAGAHLSAQTTGDSLVLTFAGDLMAHAPSFRMSDFSDIYAGLGELLHRDDLSFVNLETVVDPFKAYQTFPFFNVRIPYVEEAVLAGFDVFSLANNHTNDHGSWSALQTLLSVQRLQRTYPGRVHSSGIRRHEQEAMGITEIRHWDWTIGFLSVTAFINEWKGHERTYMVPYWDAEAERALLSLIREHRPRFDLFILSYHGGTEYVTQPQERKMAFMRQLYEAGADIVWGHHPHVLQPWEVQYAPPPADVTPGYPEADDPYLPRIRGVIMPSLGNFVSGQTWFLGPGDWAVNRAFTGDSVLLRVRVHRRYRPGQYSPEITMDMPQAILISTKNVRTGPSAEQGTFVNLLRDLTQDKNLREEWRTFYRNRLEQVQSLLRHALKRDRTPW
- a CDS encoding M23 family metallopeptidase, giving the protein MNLSNAQVTIHGFFWFRKLKTVFFLFVMVIFPILILPAQNPQVLPLDYHQTEDGRVIFYTTNTLISQAYLFVDFPQLRNMEASVELPYRLGVTPDQTGNPRNVPLPEGWQPGQRDLILFSLEPRDPGTGRGYSTSFQVRYRSAWGNPDTVTPDGFSYWLPYEHGTKHQLTQGFNGNFTHFGENQFALDFDLDTGTPVHAARAGIVIEVKEDSNRGGSSAAYSQDANFILIAHQDGTFGNYVHLQPGGSLVEPGDRIEAGDHIGFSGNTGRSSGPHLHFDVRIPTHEGRMISIPIELRGRNGIPEEPREGRFYYAYHPGGPAFEAVFGSELSNQDYEDHTASIAATDTITFRTEEVDSTIIVFLQNGFAEPQYVEVQLGLTNMTSTQGRSVSLEVPGTTEVFLTILRPNPGVSRAAYRFQYRYSPR
- a CDS encoding aminotransferase class IV; the encoded protein is MRESRILLNNRLVADEEARVSLADIDVAYGYGVYETLKVRNGVLFFPDFHEERLMNSAQLLGIRHELKPGQLVQGLRDLMAWGQSQSNSQPGSWNIKVILVGHTGRPGDVYAFLTNPLYPDRRQLKHGGTASLYMGERHFPQAKSLSMLMSTLAFRQAQEMDCYDALLVNHRREVTEGTRTNIFFLPMDRSGSTTELPPVVYTPPGTTVLEGITRRTIITALKNHGIACVEKPLSLENLASGTISLWVSSTSTKIMPISRIMNPLGQEGYQGPRHALNPEPLHHLPGTIEMPLHPGIRMIQKIYDMYLEDYAAAFHRGE